One stretch of Streptomyces zhihengii DNA includes these proteins:
- a CDS encoding acetylxylan esterase, whose translation MALFDLPLDRLRTYRSESTAPEDFDSFWDRTLKEARQHDLDARFEPVDTGLRTVSVSDVTFNGFGGHPVKGWLVLPAGADGPLPVVVSFIGYGGGRGLPLTHLLWASTGRAHFVMDTRGQGSTTRGATPDPVGAGPAVPGFMTRGVDSPETYYYRRVYTDAVRAVEAARAHPLTDASRTAVTGGSQGGGIATAAAGLVPDLAAAVVNVPFLCDFPRATTLTDRRPYREIGDWLGAHRGRTGEVLETLSYFDGVHFAARATAPALFSTALEDRTCPPSTVFASFNAWAHEDKQIEVYDFNDHEGGGPDQDAAAVAWLSGRCPV comes from the coding sequence GTGGCACTGTTCGACCTCCCGCTCGACCGACTGCGCACCTACCGCAGCGAGTCCACCGCCCCGGAGGACTTCGACTCCTTCTGGGACCGGACGCTGAAGGAGGCCCGGCAGCACGACCTGGACGCCCGCTTCGAGCCCGTCGACACCGGGCTGCGCACGGTGTCCGTGTCGGACGTGACCTTCAACGGCTTCGGCGGCCACCCCGTCAAGGGCTGGCTGGTCCTGCCCGCCGGGGCCGACGGCCCGCTGCCCGTGGTGGTGAGCTTCATCGGGTACGGGGGCGGACGCGGCCTGCCCCTGACGCATCTGCTCTGGGCCTCGACCGGACGCGCCCACTTCGTGATGGACACCCGTGGCCAGGGCAGCACCACCCGCGGCGCGACCCCCGACCCCGTCGGCGCGGGGCCCGCGGTGCCCGGCTTCATGACCCGGGGCGTCGACTCGCCGGAGACCTACTACTACCGGCGGGTCTACACCGACGCGGTGCGCGCCGTGGAGGCCGCGCGCGCCCACCCGCTGACCGACGCGTCCCGCACGGCCGTGACCGGCGGCAGCCAGGGCGGGGGCATCGCGACGGCCGCCGCCGGACTGGTGCCCGACCTCGCCGCCGCCGTCGTCAACGTGCCCTTCCTGTGCGACTTCCCGCGCGCGACCACCCTCACCGACCGCCGCCCCTACCGCGAGATAGGCGACTGGCTGGGGGCCCACCGCGGACGGACCGGGGAGGTGCTGGAGACGCTCTCCTACTTCGACGGGGTCCACTTCGCGGCCCGCGCCACGGCGCCCGCGCTGTTCTCCACCGCGCTGGAGGACCGCACCTGCCCGCCGTCCACCGTCTTCGCGTCCTTCAACGCCTGGGCCCACGAGGACAAGCAGATCGAGGTCTACGACTTCAACGACCACGAGGGCGGCGGCCCCGACCAGGACGCCGCCGCCGTCGCCTGGCTGTCCGGACGCTGCCCGGTGTGA
- the pdxR gene encoding MocR-like pyridoxine biosynthesis transcription factor PdxR, whose product MGPVNSEERAGTRGSDFLQLDAGDAPAGGKADWLAERLREAMADGRLGVGARLPPTRVLAGDLHVSRGVVTEAYRRLTEDGHVEGRRRGGTVVVAVPPPPPRERRGSPVPRARAAGGSLFAGEPGAGVFDALRSAPARIDLTPGRPDLAAFPRTAWLRAERAVLAGLSAGDLGYGDPRGAAPLRRAVAAWLARSRGIRADADDVLVVAGTAQALTLLHPVLKADGIDCVAMEDPGSLGARQHLLHGGLRVRPVPVDGDGVRVDALRASGTRAVLLTPAHQFPTGVVTSGERRRELLRWAAEGGLILEDDYDAEHRYDRPPVPALRALLADRVCYMGSVSKLLAPALRIGWMVPPPRHRAALTDAKRFNDLGNAVLPQLVLARLMDSGDLERQLRLLRGRHRRRRDTMIAAIARHLPGAVVHGAAAGLHLTVTYAGDVPDTELAAAALDLGVKCQPLSWHRRLPGPQGLVLGYAAGPPGALTDGIAAIGVALRELS is encoded by the coding sequence ATGGGGCCGGTGAACTCCGAGGAGCGGGCGGGGACACGGGGCTCCGACTTCCTTCAGCTCGACGCCGGGGACGCCCCCGCCGGAGGCAAGGCCGACTGGCTCGCCGAACGGCTGCGCGAGGCGATGGCCGACGGCCGGCTGGGCGTGGGCGCACGGCTCCCGCCGACCCGGGTGCTCGCCGGTGACCTGCACGTCTCCCGGGGCGTGGTCACCGAGGCGTACCGGCGGCTGACCGAGGACGGCCATGTCGAGGGACGCCGGCGCGGGGGCACCGTGGTGGTCGCCGTGCCGCCCCCGCCGCCGCGGGAGCGCCGCGGCTCCCCCGTGCCCCGCGCCCGGGCGGCCGGGGGCTCGCTGTTCGCCGGTGAACCCGGCGCCGGTGTCTTCGACGCCCTGCGCTCCGCGCCCGCCCGGATCGACCTCACCCCCGGGCGGCCCGACCTCGCCGCCTTCCCCCGGACGGCGTGGCTGCGCGCCGAACGGGCCGTGCTCGCCGGGCTGTCCGCCGGCGACCTGGGCTACGGGGATCCGCGCGGCGCCGCACCGCTGCGCCGCGCCGTCGCCGCGTGGCTCGCCCGCAGCCGGGGCATCCGCGCGGACGCGGACGACGTCCTCGTCGTCGCCGGCACCGCGCAGGCGCTCACCCTGCTCCACCCGGTGCTGAAGGCGGACGGCATCGACTGTGTGGCGATGGAGGACCCCGGTTCGCTGGGGGCCCGTCAGCATCTGCTCCACGGCGGCCTCCGGGTCCGGCCGGTGCCGGTCGACGGCGACGGGGTGCGCGTCGACGCGCTGCGCGCGTCGGGCACCCGCGCGGTCCTGCTCACCCCCGCCCACCAGTTCCCCACCGGTGTCGTCACCAGTGGGGAGCGCCGCCGGGAGCTGCTGCGCTGGGCGGCCGAGGGCGGGCTGATCCTGGAGGACGACTACGACGCGGAGCACCGCTACGACCGGCCGCCGGTGCCCGCGCTGCGCGCCCTGCTCGCCGACCGGGTCTGCTACATGGGCAGTGTGTCCAAGCTGCTGGCCCCGGCGCTGCGCATCGGCTGGATGGTGCCGCCGCCGCGGCACCGGGCTGCGCTGACCGACGCCAAGCGCTTCAACGACCTGGGCAACGCGGTGCTGCCCCAGCTCGTGCTCGCCCGGCTGATGGACTCCGGCGACCTGGAGCGGCAGCTACGGCTGCTCCGCGGCCGGCACCGGCGGCGCCGCGACACGATGATCGCGGCGATCGCCCGGCATCTGCCGGGGGCCGTGGTCCACGGCGCCGCGGCCGGGCTGCACCTGACGGTCACCTACGCGGGAGACGTCCCCGACACCGAGCTCGCCGCCGCGGCCCTGGACCTCGGCGTGAAGTGCCAGCCGCTGTCCTGGCACCGGCGGCTGCCCGGCCCCCAGGGCCTCGTCCTCGGCTACGCGGCGGGCCCGCCGGGCGCCCTCACGGACGGGATCGCCGCCATCGGCGTGGCGCTGCGCGAGCTGTCCTGA